In Gemmatimonadota bacterium, the following proteins share a genomic window:
- a CDS encoding oxidoreductase gives MAGTLAARPPRPRWRCAAHALTTLAALLGSRPAAAAQWKPQQSGTTTELRGLAAVNEAVAWAAGRDGIYTRTTDGGSSWTSASVPGAADLYFIDVHAVSADTAFLLGTDFRGSYGAVYKTTDGGAHWVRQYQKRAPGVFFDGMAFWDADHGVAFSDPVDGSFLIVTTADGGATWTEVPRDRIPPPRAREAGFAASGSGIVVQGSSRAWFGTGGSAMARVFFTLDGGATWAAAETPLAASQTAGIFALAFRDSLNGVAGGGDYRDSAGTAAARLAGGANVLRTADSGITWALASPSDPPGVRYGLAYVPGAATPTLMAVGPAGSGYSLDDGTTWTRLGDVGYNTVSFASPAAGWAAGTGGRIARWTGPIPPAVTP, from the coding sequence ATGGCCGGAACACTTGCCGCCCGCCCCCCCCGCCCCCGCTGGCGCTGCGCCGCGCATGCCCTGACGACCCTCGCCGCGCTACTGGGCAGCCGCCCAGCCGCCGCGGCACAGTGGAAGCCGCAGCAGAGCGGCACCACCACCGAGCTGCGCGGCCTTGCCGCCGTCAACGAAGCTGTTGCCTGGGCTGCCGGCCGTGACGGCATTTACACGCGTACCACCGACGGCGGCTCGAGCTGGACCTCCGCCAGCGTGCCCGGTGCCGCAGACCTCTACTTCATCGATGTCCACGCCGTCAGTGCCGATACCGCGTTCCTCCTCGGAACCGACTTCCGCGGCAGCTACGGCGCCGTTTACAAGACCACGGATGGCGGCGCGCATTGGGTGCGCCAGTACCAGAAGCGGGCGCCTGGCGTCTTCTTCGATGGCATGGCCTTTTGGGACGCCGACCACGGCGTAGCCTTCAGCGACCCGGTGGATGGCAGCTTCCTGATTGTCACGACCGCGGACGGCGGCGCCACCTGGACCGAAGTGCCCCGCGACCGGATCCCACCGCCCCGGGCCCGCGAGGCCGGATTCGCCGCGAGCGGCAGCGGGATCGTCGTGCAGGGCTCCAGCCGCGCCTGGTTCGGCACCGGCGGGAGCGCCATGGCCCGCGTGTTCTTCACCCTGGATGGTGGCGCCACCTGGGCCGCCGCGGAGACGCCGCTCGCCGCCAGCCAGACGGCGGGGATCTTCGCCCTGGCGTTCCGCGACTCGCTAAACGGCGTGGCGGGCGGCGGCGACTATCGCGATTCTGCCGGAACAGCCGCTGCCCGGCTGGCTGGCGGGGCCAACGTGCTGCGCACCGCCGACAGCGGGATCACCTGGGCCCTCGCCAGTCCCTCCGATCCGCCGGGCGTGCGCTACGGGCTGGCCTACGTCCCCGGCGCCGCTACGCCCACGCTGATGGCCGTGGGACCGGCGGGCTCCGGCTACTCCCTCGATGACGGCACCACCTGGACCCGTCTGGGCGACGTCGGCTACAACACCGTCTCCTTTGCCAGTCCTGCCGCCGGCTGGGCCGCCGGCACGGGAGGCCGCATCGCCCGCTGGACGGGGCCGATCCCACCGGCCGTGACTCCCTGA
- a CDS encoding HEAT repeat domain-containing protein — translation MSEAPRPAERPAPPQELLDLLLELASAVQKHTMYPEGHPALAPAGAAVAERIEKLLRERGSLALGVASRQLVIGGAPTDPQHPVLGGLAERLHRHQIGALSFEPGISADEAADLLRALAADADRAGPLGARPPERFPAWPHVHLFSVRYDSLELADGVEGGEEGGPVSRGTELWLGLARTALAAGAAQKTAAAADPATVARAINTHEASRAYEQAIVGYFLQIAEELKTGGISDAPVIRRRMARLITDLRPDTLRRLVNMGGDFGRRRSFVLDASHAFSLDAVMALLRAAAEASDRSLSHTMVRLLSKMAQYAEGGSPQVRSQADTALREQVRHVLQGWDGGETLPEPYTRVLGTLARSAQGSPLSDLWAEPLEVERIIELGLELDVNGPDVWTAVDRSLEEGKLGTLAALLDRAPAGSHCAQEIWRRIATAERLAVVLAADPVDLHLVDKFVAHLGAAAAAPLLRTLVESESRRTRRELFERLGAFGSAIVPLAAELLADERWFVQRNLLSLLNAVGEWPEGVPTAPYAGHPDARVRREAFRLLLRLDGHREDVLAPALQDADPAILRRGLAAAQEMQCPPVAVPIVASRALDADLPMDLRALGVRVLGRVRSPEVLETLLRLASRPKRLFLKPRVAASSPVTLAALASLAAGWSDEPRAAALLARARRARDLGIRAAAREIEPQP, via the coding sequence GTGAGCGAGGCTCCCCGTCCCGCCGAGCGTCCGGCGCCGCCCCAGGAGCTCCTGGACTTGCTCCTGGAATTGGCGTCCGCCGTGCAAAAACACACCATGTACCCCGAGGGGCATCCGGCCCTCGCACCCGCCGGCGCGGCGGTAGCCGAACGCATCGAGAAGCTGCTCCGGGAGCGCGGGTCCCTCGCCCTCGGCGTCGCAAGCCGGCAGCTCGTCATTGGCGGCGCTCCGACGGACCCGCAGCACCCCGTGCTCGGTGGCCTGGCGGAGCGGCTCCACCGGCACCAGATCGGGGCGCTGAGCTTCGAACCGGGTATCTCCGCTGACGAGGCCGCGGACCTGCTTCGCGCCCTAGCGGCTGACGCGGACCGCGCCGGTCCGCTCGGCGCGAGGCCGCCGGAGCGGTTCCCGGCATGGCCGCACGTGCACCTCTTCTCGGTGCGGTACGACAGCCTGGAGCTGGCCGACGGCGTTGAGGGCGGCGAGGAGGGTGGGCCCGTGTCCCGCGGCACGGAGCTCTGGCTCGGGCTCGCTCGCACCGCCCTCGCCGCCGGTGCGGCCCAGAAGACGGCCGCGGCAGCGGATCCGGCGACAGTCGCCCGGGCCATTAACACCCACGAGGCTAGCCGTGCCTACGAGCAGGCCATCGTCGGCTACTTCCTTCAGATCGCGGAGGAGCTCAAGACAGGCGGGATCAGCGACGCGCCGGTGATCCGGCGCCGCATGGCCCGGCTGATCACCGACCTCCGCCCCGACACGCTGCGCCGCCTGGTGAACATGGGCGGCGACTTTGGCCGACGCCGCAGCTTCGTACTGGACGCCTCTCACGCCTTCAGCCTCGACGCCGTCATGGCCTTGCTCCGGGCCGCGGCCGAGGCGTCCGACCGGAGCCTCTCCCACACCATGGTTCGGCTCCTCTCGAAAATGGCGCAGTACGCCGAGGGCGGCTCGCCGCAGGTGCGCAGCCAGGCGGATACGGCGCTCCGCGAGCAGGTTCGGCATGTGCTTCAGGGCTGGGACGGAGGCGAGACGCTCCCGGAACCCTACACGCGCGTGCTGGGAACTCTGGCCCGGTCAGCTCAGGGCAGCCCCCTGTCTGACCTCTGGGCGGAGCCGCTCGAGGTTGAGCGGATCATCGAGCTCGGGCTCGAACTCGACGTCAATGGCCCGGACGTCTGGACGGCCGTGGACCGGTCGCTCGAGGAGGGGAAGCTGGGCACCCTGGCCGCTCTGCTGGACCGGGCTCCCGCGGGGAGTCACTGCGCCCAAGAGATCTGGCGTAGGATCGCTACCGCAGAGCGCCTTGCTGTCGTGCTGGCGGCCGATCCCGTCGATCTCCATCTGGTCGATAAATTCGTGGCGCACCTGGGTGCCGCAGCGGCAGCGCCTTTGCTTCGGACGCTGGTCGAATCGGAATCCCGGCGGACGCGTCGCGAACTTTTCGAGCGCCTGGGCGCGTTCGGCAGTGCCATCGTTCCGCTCGCCGCCGAGCTGCTTGCCGACGAGCGCTGGTTCGTGCAGCGAAACCTGCTCTCCCTGCTCAACGCCGTCGGCGAGTGGCCCGAGGGCGTGCCGACCGCGCCCTACGCCGGCCACCCCGACGCGCGGGTGCGCCGCGAGGCCTTCCGTCTGCTGCTCCGCCTCGACGGCCACCGGGAGGACGTGCTCGCCCCGGCCCTCCAGGATGCCGATCCGGCAATACTCCGGAGGGGGCTGGCGGCTGCTCAGGAAATGCAGTGCCCGCCGGTCGCCGTGCCCATTGTCGCAAGCCGCGCCCTCGACGCGGACCTGCCCATGGACCTCCGCGCGCTCGGCGTCCGCGTGCTCGGTCGGGTGCGCTCGCCGGAGGTCCTCGAGACGCTGCTCCGCCTGGCCTCCAGGCCAAAGCGCCTTTTCCTGAAACCGCGCGTCGCCGCAAGCTCGCCTGTGACCCTGGCAGCGCTTGCCAGCCTGGCCGCGGGCTGGAGCGACGAACCCAGGGCTGCAGCACTGCTCGCGCGCGCCCGGCGCGCGCGAGACCTCGGCATCCGCGCTGCGGCCAGAGAGATCGAGCCCCAGCCATGA
- a CDS encoding PAS domain S-box protein, producing MLRSWRSATRTPSSMENPTPRHAGSGGAVSPPDELLRALCSACPDAILLADREGRIRFAAGAAAKLFGYSPEELLGQPVELLVPERLRGSHQELREQYWQSPQPRPMQSGLELYARRKDGSEIPVDILLAPLESGPELLVLAIVRDLGEQRRLESALLDTAERYALVLTGMGQVVYSRRPAPGAPLSGEAEFISQQVTDLVGCPPEDFARDPGLWYALLHPEDRPVVEAATQELVNSGRPGLQEYRLRHRDTGEYRWVEDWTVPQLDDAGAVVRLFGVVRDVTVRAAAARALRESEARYRTLFEQSRSAIIVATWEGRILDFNSAALQLLGCSARDMETLAARDLFADPDDAEWIPRAILAEESVQDLEVQLQRRDGTARDCLLSATVWKADTGEVLGYEIIAHDITERKRLEREFRQAQKMEAVGRLAGGIAHDFNNLLTVIRGRADLLLAELPGEDPGRPDVDEIAQAADRAASLTQQLLAFSRKQVMQPRLLDLNAVVSNLQRMLRRLIGEDIEIATDLDPTLGKLRADPGQMEQVLMNLVVNARDAMPRGGTLSIGTRSVEVEERQARAHAGAHPGRHALLWVGDTGVGMDRDTLSRIFEPFFTTKEKAQGTGLGLSTVYGIVSQSGGWIDVQSEPGRGTRFDIYLPLAGDAAAEAPRGGPPAAEPGGGGETVLLVEDEDAVRSLARRVLERRGYTILEARTGAQALDLARQYNGAIHLLLTDIMLPQMSGHELAGQVAEVRPGLKTLYMSGYGTVDATALPVIEAGRDFVEKPFTPATLARKVREALGPE from the coding sequence ATGCTGCGCTCGTGGCGCAGCGCCACCCGGACCCCCAGCTCCATGGAGAACCCGACACCCCGCCACGCCGGCTCGGGCGGCGCTGTCTCGCCGCCGGACGAACTGTTGCGCGCGCTCTGCAGCGCCTGCCCGGACGCGATCCTGCTCGCGGACCGGGAGGGCCGCATCCGGTTCGCAGCCGGCGCGGCGGCAAAGCTGTTCGGCTACTCGCCCGAGGAGCTGCTCGGCCAGCCCGTCGAGCTGCTGGTCCCGGAGAGGCTGCGCGGCAGCCACCAGGAGTTGCGCGAGCAGTACTGGCAGTCGCCGCAGCCGCGGCCCATGCAGTCGGGCCTCGAACTCTACGCCCGGCGCAAGGACGGCTCCGAGATCCCGGTAGACATCCTGCTCGCCCCCCTCGAGAGCGGCCCCGAGCTCCTGGTCCTGGCCATCGTCCGCGACCTCGGCGAGCAGCGTCGCCTGGAGAGCGCGCTGCTGGACACGGCCGAACGCTACGCACTGGTCCTGACCGGGATGGGCCAGGTGGTCTACTCCCGCAGGCCCGCACCTGGCGCGCCGCTGAGCGGAGAGGCCGAGTTCATCAGTCAGCAGGTGACGGACCTCGTGGGCTGCCCGCCCGAGGACTTCGCTCGCGATCCGGGCCTCTGGTACGCGCTCCTGCACCCGGAGGACCGGCCGGTGGTCGAGGCCGCGACGCAGGAGCTGGTGAACAGCGGCCGCCCCGGCCTGCAGGAGTACCGGCTCCGCCACCGCGACACCGGCGAATATCGCTGGGTCGAGGACTGGACGGTCCCCCAACTCGATGATGCGGGCGCCGTCGTGCGCCTCTTCGGCGTCGTGCGGGACGTCACGGTCCGGGCAGCCGCGGCTCGCGCGCTGAGGGAAAGTGAAGCCCGCTACCGCACGCTCTTCGAGCAGTCCCGGAGCGCCATTATTGTCGCCACCTGGGAAGGCCGGATCCTGGACTTCAATTCCGCAGCGTTGCAGCTCCTGGGCTGCAGCGCCCGGGACATGGAAACCCTCGCAGCGCGCGACCTCTTCGCGGATCCTGATGACGCCGAGTGGATCCCGCGCGCCATCCTGGCCGAGGAAAGCGTGCAGGACCTCGAGGTCCAGTTGCAGCGGCGGGACGGCACGGCGCGCGACTGCCTGCTCTCCGCCACCGTGTGGAAGGCGGACACCGGCGAGGTGCTGGGCTACGAAATCATCGCTCACGACATCACCGAGCGGAAACGGCTCGAGCGGGAGTTCCGGCAGGCGCAGAAGATGGAAGCCGTCGGCCGCCTCGCGGGCGGCATTGCCCACGACTTCAACAACCTGCTCACGGTCATCCGCGGACGTGCCGACCTCCTGCTCGCCGAGCTGCCCGGCGAAGATCCCGGCCGGCCCGATGTCGACGAGATCGCCCAGGCCGCGGACCGGGCGGCGAGCCTGACCCAGCAGCTCCTCGCCTTCAGCCGCAAGCAGGTGATGCAGCCGCGGCTGCTGGACCTGAACGCCGTCGTCTCCAACCTCCAGCGCATGCTGCGCCGTCTGATCGGCGAAGATATCGAGATCGCCACCGACCTCGACCCCACCCTGGGCAAGTTGCGGGCGGACCCCGGGCAGATGGAGCAGGTCCTCATGAATCTGGTCGTAAACGCGAGGGATGCCATGCCGCGGGGCGGCACTCTTAGCATCGGCACCAGGAGCGTCGAGGTGGAGGAGCGCCAGGCCCGCGCGCACGCGGGCGCACACCCCGGCCGCCACGCCCTGCTCTGGGTCGGCGACACGGGCGTGGGCATGGACCGCGACACGCTCTCGCGCATCTTCGAGCCCTTCTTCACCACCAAGGAGAAGGCGCAGGGGACCGGGCTCGGCCTCTCGACCGTGTACGGCATCGTGAGCCAGAGCGGCGGCTGGATCGACGTGCAGAGTGAGCCCGGGCGGGGTACGCGCTTCGACATCTATCTGCCCCTGGCCGGCGACGCCGCGGCCGAGGCCCCACGGGGCGGTCCGCCCGCCGCGGAACCGGGGGGCGGCGGAGAAACCGTGCTGCTGGTCGAGGACGAGGATGCGGTGCGCTCCCTCGCCCGCCGCGTGCTCGAGCGCCGCGGCTATACCATCCTCGAGGCGCGTACCGGTGCCCAGGCCCTCGACCTCGCCCGCCAGTACAACGGCGCCATCCACTTGCTGCTCACCGACATCATGCTGCCCCAGATGAGCGGCCACGAGCTGGCCGGACAAGTTGCCGAAGTGCGGCCCGGGCTCAAGACGCTCTACATGTCCGGCTATGGCACCGTCGATGCCACGGCGCTTCCGGTCATCGAGGCAGGGCGCGACTTCGTGGAAAAGCCCTTCACCCCCGCCACGCTCGCCCGTAAGGTGCGCGAGGCGCTCGGCCCGGAGTAG
- a CDS encoding methylated-DNA--[protein]-cysteine S-methyltransferase yields MLRGEDYGRIEQAILYLDSHFYEHPGLGEVARSVGLSEYHFQRLFTRWAGISPKRFLQFLTAHYARDLLREPRSLLQVTYHAGLSGPSRLHDLIVSVHAVTPGELKRGGAGLTIRYGTHASPFGECLIAVTERGICALSFLVPGGGDHPAAELRRQWPHAQLEHSTAATGPLLERIFTLAGTGATAALPIVLKGTNFQIRVWEALLRIPPATVASYDDIAAAIGAPRAARAVGAAVGRNRVAFLIPCHRVIRKTGAFGEYHWGAGRKKVMLAWEAARAGSQASPA; encoded by the coding sequence ATGCTACGCGGCGAGGATTACGGCCGGATCGAACAGGCGATCCTATACCTGGACAGTCATTTCTACGAGCACCCCGGGCTGGGCGAGGTCGCTCGCAGCGTGGGCCTCAGCGAGTACCACTTCCAGCGTCTGTTCACCCGATGGGCGGGCATCAGCCCCAAGCGGTTCCTGCAGTTCCTGACCGCGCATTACGCCCGTGACCTGCTGCGCGAGCCGCGCAGTCTGCTGCAAGTGACTTACCACGCCGGGCTCTCCGGGCCCTCGCGGCTGCACGACCTGATCGTGAGCGTCCACGCCGTCACGCCGGGCGAGCTGAAGCGCGGCGGCGCCGGGCTCACCATCCGCTACGGCACGCACGCCAGCCCGTTCGGCGAGTGCCTGATCGCCGTGACCGAGCGCGGCATCTGCGCCCTCTCCTTCCTGGTGCCGGGCGGCGGCGATCACCCCGCCGCCGAGCTGCGGCGCCAGTGGCCGCACGCGCAGCTCGAGCACTCCACAGCGGCAACCGGCCCGCTCCTCGAGCGCATCTTCACGCTGGCGGGGACCGGCGCCACTGCTGCGCTGCCCATCGTTCTCAAGGGCACCAACTTCCAGATCCGGGTCTGGGAAGCGCTGCTGCGCATTCCGCCAGCCACCGTGGCCTCGTACGACGACATCGCCGCCGCCATCGGCGCACCCCGGGCTGCCCGGGCGGTTGGCGCCGCGGTCGGCCGGAACCGCGTCGCCTTCCTCATCCCCTGCCACCGCGTTATCCGTAAGACCGGCGCCTTCGGCGAATACCACTGGGGTGCGGGCCGGAAGAAGGTGATGCTGGCCTGGGAGGCGGCCCGGGCTGGATCCCAAGCCTCCCCGGCCTGA
- a CDS encoding citrate synthase, producing MADTLTVIDNRTGKRYEVPILYGVYPEYGAAIPAVDLRQIKASEDDFGLMSYDPAFLNTASCKSSITHIDGDRGILRYRGYPIEELAAKSTFLEVAYLILHGELPTQAQLDEWTWHIIHHTILHEQTKKLMDGFHYDAHPMGMLVSMVAALSTFYPEASRIHDPEIRRKQIHRLIAKMPTFAAFAYRHNVGMPYAYPDNDLSYTGNFLNMMYKMTELKYRPNPVLERALDVLFILHADHEQNCSANAMRSVGSSLPDPYVTVAAATAALYGPLHGGANEQVLRMLQEIGSKDRVPEYIKRVKEGEFRLMGFGHRVYKNYDPRARILKEMAEQVLEVTGRSPLLELAMELERIALEDDYFITRKLYPNVDFYSGITYQAMGFPVAMFPVLFAIPRTAGWLAQWQEMLEDTEQKIARPRQIYTGSDQRDYVPIEQRR from the coding sequence ATGGCAGATACTCTCACGGTCATCGACAACCGCACCGGGAAGCGGTACGAGGTCCCGATCTTGTACGGCGTCTATCCGGAGTACGGCGCTGCGATCCCGGCCGTGGACCTGCGGCAGATCAAAGCGTCGGAGGACGATTTCGGGCTCATGAGCTACGACCCGGCGTTCCTGAACACGGCGTCGTGCAAGAGCTCGATCACGCACATTGATGGGGACCGCGGGATCCTGAGGTATCGAGGTTATCCGATCGAGGAGCTGGCGGCCAAGAGCACGTTCCTGGAGGTGGCCTATCTGATCCTACATGGTGAGCTTCCCACGCAGGCGCAACTGGACGAGTGGACGTGGCACATCATCCATCACACGATTCTGCACGAGCAGACCAAGAAGCTCATGGACGGCTTCCACTACGACGCGCACCCCATGGGCATGCTGGTGAGCATGGTGGCGGCGCTGTCCACGTTCTACCCGGAAGCCAGCCGTATCCATGACCCGGAGATCCGGCGCAAGCAGATCCACCGGCTGATCGCGAAAATGCCGACATTCGCGGCTTTTGCTTACCGGCACAATGTGGGGATGCCGTACGCGTACCCGGACAATGACCTGAGCTACACCGGGAACTTCCTGAACATGATGTACAAGATGACGGAGCTGAAATACCGGCCCAACCCGGTGCTGGAGCGGGCGCTGGACGTGCTGTTCATCCTGCACGCGGACCACGAGCAGAACTGCAGTGCGAATGCCATGCGCAGCGTGGGCAGCTCGTTGCCGGATCCGTACGTCACGGTAGCCGCGGCCACGGCGGCGCTGTACGGGCCGCTGCATGGCGGCGCGAACGAGCAGGTGCTGCGCATGCTGCAGGAGATCGGCAGCAAGGATCGGGTGCCGGAGTACATCAAGCGGGTGAAGGAGGGGGAGTTCCGGCTCATGGGTTTCGGGCACCGGGTCTACAAGAACTATGACCCGCGTGCGCGCATCCTCAAGGAGATGGCGGAGCAGGTGCTCGAGGTCACGGGGCGCAGCCCGCTGCTCGAGCTGGCCATGGAGCTGGAGCGGATCGCGCTGGAGGACGACTATTTCATTACGCGGAAGCTCTACCCCAACGTGGACTTCTATTCCGGGATCACCTACCAGGCGATGGGCTTCCCGGTGGCGATGTTCCCGGTGCTGTTCGCGATCCCGCGCACCGCGGGGTGGCTGGCGCAGTGGCAGGAAATGCTGGAAGACACGGAGCAGAAGATCGCGCGGCCGCGGCAGATCTACACGGGGTCGGACCAGCGGGATTACGTGCCGATCGAGCAGAGGCGGTAG
- a CDS encoding 4a-hydroxytetrahydrobiopterin dehydratase has product MAGLTEMKCEACRADSPRVSAEETRELGREVPEWDVVEREGIPRLERVFRFPDFRGALAFTQRVGELAESEHHHPALLTEWGRVTVTWWTHKIRGLHRNDFIMAAKTDRLAAR; this is encoded by the coding sequence ATGGCAGGATTAACGGAGATGAAGTGTGAGGCGTGCCGGGCGGACTCGCCGCGGGTCAGCGCGGAGGAGACGCGCGAGCTCGGGCGAGAGGTGCCGGAGTGGGACGTCGTCGAACGGGAGGGAATCCCGCGCCTGGAGCGTGTTTTCCGGTTCCCCGATTTCCGCGGCGCGCTGGCATTCACTCAGCGCGTGGGGGAGCTGGCGGAATCCGAGCATCACCACCCGGCGCTGCTCACGGAATGGGGGCGCGTGACCGTGACCTGGTGGACGCACAAGATCCGGGGGCTGCACCGCAACGACTTCATCATGGCGGCCAAGACGGACCGGCTGGCGGCGCGGTAA
- a CDS encoding HD domain-containing protein yields MSEPAQFLNGLAQALSTMMLYGEGHPARERVLETAYRGLRDLQSAEPRPIFTFLGEEVICGNRPVRELRGWDWTPRFVAAGLQRLEFGENVVRQDFDAFLEEVLARLTAQPAETASTREMRATSIRFGAVGVRDASRDESAEAPAIERAAVSLAAEAEAVRWLHDQVGASRPLPIAELISVVRSLTIAMHAEEQVVLPLLKTQGFEEYLITHALNVSVLSMALAEAMSLGQADVRAIGEAALLHDIGKVAIPRELLTKPGKLSEEERAEFQRHPVEGARMILASTPRASLTATVAYEHHIMLDGGGYPTRHFPSDCYFASKLVHVCDVYDALRSERPYRDAWTAEQALAYIDQCAGTELDPQLARTFTTMMRRWEERVVKFAGEP; encoded by the coding sequence ATGAGCGAGCCAGCCCAGTTCCTGAACGGCCTGGCCCAGGCCCTGTCGACCATGATGCTCTACGGCGAAGGGCATCCGGCCCGGGAACGGGTGCTGGAGACGGCCTATCGGGGACTGCGCGACCTCCAGTCCGCCGAGCCCCGGCCAATTTTCACCTTCCTGGGCGAGGAAGTGATCTGCGGGAATCGGCCAGTGCGCGAGCTCAGAGGCTGGGATTGGACGCCCCGCTTCGTGGCCGCGGGCCTCCAGCGCCTCGAGTTCGGCGAGAACGTAGTGCGGCAAGATTTTGACGCTTTCCTTGAGGAAGTGCTGGCCAGGCTGACCGCGCAGCCGGCCGAGACCGCGTCTACACGGGAGATGCGCGCGACCAGCATCCGCTTCGGCGCCGTGGGCGTGCGAGACGCGAGCCGGGACGAGTCGGCCGAGGCTCCAGCCATCGAACGGGCGGCGGTCTCGCTGGCCGCGGAGGCCGAGGCCGTGCGCTGGCTCCACGACCAGGTCGGCGCCAGCCGGCCGCTTCCCATCGCCGAGCTCATCTCGGTCGTCCGCTCCCTCACCATCGCCATGCACGCCGAGGAGCAGGTGGTCCTGCCACTCCTCAAGACCCAGGGCTTTGAGGAATATCTCATCACGCACGCGCTCAACGTTTCGGTCCTGAGCATGGCGTTGGCCGAGGCCATGAGCCTCGGGCAAGCGGATGTGCGCGCCATCGGCGAGGCGGCACTGCTCCATGACATCGGGAAGGTGGCCATCCCGCGGGAGCTACTTACCAAGCCCGGGAAGCTGTCTGAAGAGGAGCGGGCCGAATTCCAGCGGCACCCGGTCGAGGGCGCGCGCATGATCCTGGCCAGCACCCCGAGGGCGAGCCTCACCGCCACCGTCGCCTACGAGCACCATATCATGCTGGACGGCGGCGGCTACCCTACTCGGCACTTCCCGTCCGACTGCTACTTCGCGAGCAAGCTCGTGCACGTCTGCGATGTGTATGATGCGCTGCGCAGCGAGCGCCCATACAGGGATGCCTGGACGGCGGAACAGGCCCTGGCCTACATTGACCAGTGCGCAGGGACCGAACTCGATCCCCAGCTTGCGAGGACGTTCACGACCATGATGCGGCGGTGGGAGGAGCGGGTGGTGAAGTTTGCGGGCGAGCCCTAG
- a CDS encoding DUF1499 domain-containing protein — MTGPRLTSSLALLALALGALTGLLALLGPLGSRWGWWHFRTGFGFLLAATLTGLAALGLGVIAAFLTRQDAPRGGVAWAATGAALGLMVTAVLVSWAWRARSAPAIHDITTDTDDPPRFVAILPLRQHAPNSAAYGGPEIAAQQRAAYPEVRPETLGTPTGEAFERALAAARDMGWKMVAAEPQEGRIEATATTTWFGFQDDIVIRISPANGDSRVDIRSASRVGVSDVGTNARRVRKFLKKLRSHAGLAHYPAGRR, encoded by the coding sequence ATGACCGGACCACGTCTGACTTCGAGCCTCGCGCTGCTCGCGCTCGCCCTGGGCGCGCTCACCGGGCTGCTGGCCCTGCTGGGGCCGCTCGGCAGCCGCTGGGGGTGGTGGCACTTCCGCACCGGCTTTGGATTCCTCCTCGCCGCCACACTCACGGGCCTCGCCGCCCTCGGCCTGGGGGTCATCGCTGCCTTCCTCACCCGCCAGGACGCCCCGCGTGGCGGGGTCGCCTGGGCTGCTACGGGCGCGGCGCTCGGCCTCATGGTCACGGCTGTGCTGGTAAGCTGGGCCTGGCGCGCCCGCAGCGCCCCCGCCATTCACGACATCACCACCGATACCGATGACCCGCCACGCTTCGTCGCAATCCTCCCACTGCGGCAGCACGCGCCCAACTCCGCCGCCTACGGCGGCCCGGAGATCGCTGCACAGCAGCGCGCGGCGTATCCAGAGGTTCGCCCGGAGACTCTCGGCACTCCCACTGGCGAGGCCTTCGAGCGCGCACTCGCCGCTGCCCGCGACATGGGCTGGAAAATGGTGGCGGCAGAGCCGCAGGAAGGTCGCATCGAGGCCACCGCCACCACTACCTGGTTCGGCTTCCAGGACGACATTGTCATCCGCATCAGCCCGGCCAATGGTGACAGCCGCGTCGACATCCGCTCCGCCTCCCGCGTCGGCGTGAGTGACGTGGGCACCAATGCCCGGCGCGTCCGCAAGTTCTTGAAGAAGTTGCGGAGTCATGCCGGGCTGGCACACTACCCCGCCGGCCGCAGGTAA